taaagtgtaaaaataaaaaaataataaagtctaaatattataattaaacatTAATTAATAAGGAACTCAAAAACAAGCTCCTAAAATAGCCTTATTTAATTAAGAATCTATCTTGTACTTTAACGACACATATTAAGTTTataaatcaaaaatttttttattaaaaaattaaaagtttaagtttttaatgcatttaatttacatttattaaataaaaatatttaaaattttttactaatagtAATTTATATCTTTAACACACATGTTAgttaaatagtttaattaataactaaaatctCAAATATATTCAGCCATAACATGAACATATATcaataaaatgattaaaatttatCTCCGATAAAGTTAAGTTTACATGAGattgcattaaaaatattattattaattattttatttcgtAATTACTCTTTTTCATTCACTTATTACTATAGCTATATACGAAAATGGATCTTCTCAATTTTTCgagtaaagtataattttttgccattaattttataagtgagacaaaaaataaatataaaagagaaaataataaaaaattaaaaattatattttacattctcaaattttttttttttaataattgagatGATCcattcccaataacgttgctttaaattttgttgtatatcaataaattttgtCCACATCAATATTATAGAtctttagtaattttatatgGTGGTTGTTTCGCACCGATAAATTTATAAACGGTtgacaaataaaaatacaatatgtgaattatattatttatgttaacatttaaaattcaattattaacAATAACTTTAGCTTAACTAGAGTAGAAGATAGTTGTATTTATTACCATTGTGTTTAGGAAATCGATAAATTAatggaagaaagagaagaataaTTAATGTGGTGGAATTGAAGGCTTTAAATAAGAGTGGTATTCCCGCGGCAAACACAAACACCTTTCTTTTCCAACAAATACACCTTTGCCTTTGCTCTTTCTGTACTGTGTAGTGTTCGTTCCACTCTTAATTAACAATTTatctctcttccttcttctccattGCCACTCTTATCATCAATAATATAAAGTGTGATTTCTTTACTTTGGTGCTGTGTTGAGTGAATTGATCGTCAGCCAAAACGGGTCTCCCTCTCTGGATGCTTGGTTTGGGTGCGGACCTCTTGTGGGCCGACATGAACCGTCTTCTTGCTTTTCTCTTCCACCAGGTAATTTTTTTCTGCGTAGTTAACTTCATACTAAGTTGATAGCTGAGAGTTCTAACGTCTCTTAACTATCAAtgaagtttattttttttggattaaaattcttttaaaaaaattattagatatatttttgtttaataatttaagTATTTAAAGTATTACTAACAATGTATTTTTAAATGCCAATTAGTTATATctcaaatgacatagtcttTTCATACTTAATTAAGAGATTGTGGGTTCGAATCTCTTATTTTTGGTAAAGAAAAGTCTAGGGGTCAACAATTCTATTAAATTTTAGCCAGCaataatcacaaaaattgctggccctaACATTGCtcatttggtaaaaaaaaatgtatttttaaatacattaaaaatgatatttatttattcctAAGGAatgttatttattaaattataatgcATGAGAACAGGGAGTGTTGGATGAGCAATTCTTGCAGCTTCAGCAGTTGCAGGATGAGACGTCTCCAAACTTTGTCTCCGAAGTAGTGAACATTTACTTTCACGAATCGGAAAAGCTTCTAAGGAATCTGAGAGGATTGTTAATGGAAAGAGAGTTTTCAGATTACAAGAAAATGGGAATCCATTTGAATCAGTTAACGGGAAGCAGCTCAAGCATTGGCGCCAAGAGAGTCACCAATGTTTGTCTTGCATTTCGTGCTGCCACTGATCACAATAACCGCTCTgggttagttagttagttagtgaATTACATCCTCAATTTCAACATTTCTCTATCAATTCTTATTATTACTTCATCATATATTCTAGTATTTTCTTCAAGTCAAAATAATCAttgttttgactttttttttttccttaatgCATTCAATGTGTCTAAATggcaattattttaaaacaaagaaattaatatacatttttttgtGTAAACTGATTTTCATGCATAAATTGAATAActtaaatcataattttttatgcatGCTAACTAGAAGCAATTATTTCACccatattttttttggtgactttaagttttttttggtgactaattaTTTCACCCATATAATTCATTATTGGCAACATattttatctctaatatttttctttgaaaatttttaaacttattcTTTGTGCTtgaattgttttaaatttatttttgtgttatactaaatattaacaaaatataaaaataaaataatttaggtCATTTTAAATATATACCGAAAATATATGTATGATTTCTGTACGGTGGAAACTCAAGTGCAGTCAATTTTACGTAAAATTAAtagttgagagtcgttagatgatttgattgatttgattaaattttcatctaacagctttttactatcaacttcacgtgaagtcgattgCACTTGAGTTTTCACCACTTGTTTCTGCCAAGCTTTCATCATATTTTAACTGAAAATTGCTAATTTAATTAgcgtttaattaataattgttgtctaataataattaatctttACCCGATCATTGTAGATGTTTGCGAGCGCTGGAGATGCTTGAGCACGAATATTGCTATCTCAAGAACAAATTACATGAATTATTCCAAGTAAATTAAAGTTGCACTCTAATAACAACttctattaaattaaattattgtacattaataataatgttaattAATGAACAGATTGAACAGCAACGTGTATTGGCAGCAGGAGTAAGGTACCCGGTGCAGAATAATTAACAAAGCAAATCAAAGAAGGGATATGATTGGATTCAAACTaggacttttttttttaaattttatttttccattcccATGCATATGGTTTTGTTACTTTGTAATGGTAAAACCGTGAAAGGCATGTCTTTCCGATTTTAGAGAAACCAAGTCACACAAAACTTTTATAGTTGGTTAGTAGGGAATAGGAAAAAGGGTTTAAATCAAATATCACCAACTTTAATTTGGCATTTTGGATTCTTTCATTGATCTCATGAATGAACGTATGTAGTACCTAGAATCTATCGTGCTATTATTCACTACATATATGCTTCGCTTTAAGCATGTTAACTTTAATGAAAGTTGGTAGTCTTTAAATGTTTTCTATTTATAGAAACTATGCTCTGCTTTGTATCTTAGCTAGATATATATTCATAAACCAATCAAGGGAACCAAAATagatttctttttcaatttttagatGGTATACGTGGACTGTTAACATTACACATATTATTAGTCATACATAAAGTTTGTAGTAATTAAACCCGTCATCACTACTAATATTATacggttaatttttttatgttgattaaatatatgtgtaatacATTATTATTGGAAGATTAAGTGTTTTTTATATAGTGTTTTATTCAAATCGGACGATCCGATTTgtttgatgaaaaaaataaactacaattcggagggtccgatttgcttaaagaaaaaaataaactccAAATCAGAGggtctaatttatattttttatttttttatttgttaaaataaaaatcggacggtccaattttaatattaatttttttttttattttcgaaatcacAAGTCAGACCGTTCGATtagttttgttttcttttttttatgttttaaatcaAAACGGACTCTCCGattaaagtttttatttttttatttttttctcaattcaaAACAGTCTTTTGAATTTCTACTAAAACACTACTAACActacatatataaaaaacatCCCTCTTTTCTATAGTATTGTATTATTCAATCCTCTCTtccatatcaaaaataaaaagcgaTATTATACTATAACAAAATTAGCAAACAAAACAATATATTCATATCAAATCATAATAAAAGCaccaataaattaaattcattataCATAGAAAGCATATATAGTACAGTTTGAAATCTTGCGTAGCTGGCTAACACAAAAATTAGGGATATGTTTagtttcattttctatttttgatatTCGGTTAAAAATGGAATTTTTTGGATTATAGACTGTTGGGTGTTAATAACTTAATATCAAATGTGATATTGTTTAATTTAGAGTAAAAAAATCGGTTTTTTCAATTTATGTACTTTTTAGATTTGTAAGGTATAAAAAttgaacttttttatttttgaaattagattatccgatttctattttaaaaaaattaagtatagAAATTAGAGCTTTCGATTTGTATAtcttttacaattttaaaaaacacaaaaaaatttataatatttgaatATCGGTAATGTTAGGAAAAAAATAAACCAGTTGGaacttgttttatttaatattcattaattgttgcgacaattaataaatattaaataaagtaaattcTGACTATTTTTtgctaatatttttttgttgccAAATATTTTCGTTTGAATATATCACTGGTTTAAAAATAGACATTTAGTTAGTTTATGTTTTCATTTTTACTTCTAGTGTTAtcagaattttataaaaaaaagttaaaatatacaataaaatttcattaattttgttatttcccccatttttatataaaactctaaaaacgaaaaaaaattaaaaattacaaaaaaacataTGAAATATAACCTAATAAGAATTTTAGTTGGTCCTAAAGAGATTCTCTTTCCATAAAAGAGAAGTCTTACACACCACACGGTACCATGCATGGATCGAAAACTGAGTCATGTCAATCATTCTAGCTAGTTGTGTTATATAGCAAAAGGTTAGAGAGAATCCATTTgctcctttttttctttccctttctcttgcAACAGCTGCAAGTACCAAACAATGGAacctatttaattaattagcttAGTTTTGCATATTTGCATTACAACTACATTTTCCAAAGCTATACTACCAAACAATTGTACTAAGCTATTTATTTACATACTACCATGGagaatctaattaattaatttatccgATCTCTCTATCTTGGTCAGTCAAAACATGTTCAAAGTGACTGCACTTTCtgtatttatatgtatatgtgttcaaaatttaaaactatatatatatatatatatatatatatcttacaATTTATAACAAAAGAAATCGTTATTCACAATTTCATAAATCacattttcttaaattaaaaaaattaaaatcgtgACTCAggatttcttatttttttgtcttatttaaaaTCGTAATTCACGATTTCtgttaacttttttaaatttttgtcttatttaaaaTCGTTACTCACGATTTCTTTTTATCCCATATCACTGTATTATACCAAAACATCATAATATTAATGAAAAACACTAATAATAACCCAATATAAAATTAGCCACCGAAAGCACCAGTATTCTAGTTGTTTTAAGGTAGCATTTGGTGAAGAAACAGAGACAGAAAGACTAAGACTGAGAAACAGAGAGACTATGAGACAgatattgaaataaatttcagtGTTTTGTTTAGTGCAAAGTGGGAGAtataaattgaaacaagaatgaaattctACTTTGATTTgcacaagaataaaattggaatcaattaattgaaatgagaatattttaggtataaaatattattaaagtttcaatttccatctctaaaaattttagtctcatGTGTCCCTATATTTTGGAGGTactaaaatactgaaattttgggaacagagataaaaattttagtatcagTCTTTGAACCAACAAATATGATACTGAATCTCAATCTCTCGGTCTCTATCtcaatacctcaaaacaaataCTACCTAATAGTtgatttcaattaatatatattatattattatatatatttttataattcaaatcaaTGGTTAAAATAACTGAAATACCGATGTTTTCAATACACTTAAAACTCTTGCTATATTATATT
This sequence is a window from Arachis duranensis cultivar V14167 chromosome 2, aradu.V14167.gnm2.J7QH, whole genome shotgun sequence. Protein-coding genes within it:
- the LOC107472878 gene encoding pseudo histidine-containing phosphotransfer protein 6: MLGLGADLLWADMNRLLAFLFHQGVLDEQFLQLQQLQDETSPNFVSEVVNIYFHESEKLLRNLRGLLMEREFSDYKKMGIHLNQLTGSSSSIGAKRVTNVCLAFRAATDHNNRSGCLRALEMLEHEYCYLKNKLHELFQIEQQRVLAAGVRYPVQNN